Proteins encoded together in one Deltaproteobacteria bacterium window:
- a CDS encoding High molecular weight rubredoxin — MNTKSFQKIGYGLYIISSKSGDKIDGQIANTVFQVTSKPPSIAISINKLNLTHEYIVSSRLFSISILAKTAPMTLIGQFGFKSGRDVNKFEKINYKIGVTGAPIVLDETVSCIEAKVVNEMDCGTHTIFLGEIVDCEVFSDAEPMTYAYYHEVKGGKSPKTAPTYVQEEVSAPAQDRVRFVCNVCGYVYDPVKGDPDNGVEAGTSFEAIPDTWTCPICGAPKKDFSPEG; from the coding sequence ATGAACACCAAATCGTTTCAAAAAATAGGCTATGGACTCTACATCATTTCGTCAAAATCCGGAGACAAGATCGATGGACAGATCGCCAACACGGTGTTTCAAGTCACCTCGAAACCGCCGAGCATCGCGATCAGCATCAACAAATTGAACCTCACCCATGAATACATTGTCTCGAGCAGGCTTTTCTCGATATCCATTCTGGCCAAAACGGCGCCCATGACCCTGATCGGTCAGTTCGGTTTCAAGAGCGGCCGCGATGTGAATAAATTCGAAAAGATCAACTACAAGATCGGCGTTACGGGGGCGCCCATCGTTCTTGATGAGACCGTGTCCTGCATTGAGGCGAAGGTGGTCAATGAAATGGATTGCGGAACCCATACGATTTTTCTGGGTGAGATTGTCGATTGTGAGGTTTTTTCTGACGCGGAACCCATGACCTATGCGTATTACCATGAGGTCAAGGGGGGGAAATCGCCCAAAACGGCGCCTACCTATGTGCAGGAAGAGGTGTCCGCCCCTGCGCAAGACCGGGTTCGTTTCGTCTGCAATGTCTGCGGTTATGTTTATGACCCCGTCAAAGGCGATCCCGATAATGGTGTCGAGGCCGGCACAAGCTTCGAAGCGATACCCGACACCTGGACCTGCCCGATCTGCGGCGCCCCAAAAAAAGACTTCAGCCCGGAAGGGTAG
- the cobA gene encoding uroporphyrinogen-III C-methyltransferase — protein MLKKGRVYLIGAGPGDPGLITLKAVQCLKRADTVIYDHLVSREILSHAERAVRMIYAGKEGGRHTLTQEQINRCLIDEAEKGLIVARLKGGDPFIFGRGGEEAEILAERGIPFEVVPGVTSAVAVPAYAGIPLTHRAHAATVAFITGHEDPAKPESRIDWKSLTGIGTLVFLMGVKNLPNITSNLLAAGKEPETPAALIRWGTTGDQETLVGDLVNIAQQAKDRGFKPPSVLVVGGVVSLRPMLNWFETRPLFGRGIVITRPEAQAEEFLALLRAEGAQPHLFPTIRIVPPESFQKLDRAIENIDTYQWLIFTSANAVRFFFQRLQTLERGLNDLGNVRICAIGPITAGEVEKRGPAVHLVPPVFTSEGVLEILEKEDLAGKRILIPRAEKARDILPSGLVRAGAEVDCITAYRTVSSGRKKSDLDRLIREGRVDVITFTSPSTVAHFMDIMGASYPLPPAVKIACIGPVTADAARKAGLAVDILQERYTVPALVERLVEYFSREKSPA, from the coding sequence GTTCAGTGTCTGAAACGGGCCGACACGGTCATCTACGATCATTTGGTCAGCAGGGAGATTCTCTCCCACGCAGAAAGGGCTGTCCGCATGATCTACGCCGGAAAGGAGGGCGGCCGGCATACCCTTACGCAGGAGCAGATCAACCGTTGTCTGATCGACGAGGCCGAGAAGGGGCTCATCGTAGCCCGTCTGAAGGGGGGGGACCCCTTTATTTTCGGAAGGGGCGGGGAAGAGGCGGAAATTTTGGCCGAACGGGGCATCCCTTTCGAAGTCGTGCCGGGTGTTACATCCGCCGTCGCCGTTCCGGCCTATGCGGGCATTCCTCTGACGCACCGCGCCCATGCCGCGACCGTCGCATTCATCACGGGTCATGAGGACCCTGCAAAACCCGAGAGTCGTATCGACTGGAAAAGCCTGACAGGAATCGGGACCCTCGTCTTTCTCATGGGTGTCAAAAATCTTCCCAACATCACTTCCAATCTGCTGGCGGCGGGAAAAGAACCGGAAACGCCGGCGGCACTCATCCGCTGGGGAACGACGGGGGATCAGGAAACCCTGGTTGGCGATCTTGTCAACATCGCGCAACAGGCGAAAGACAGGGGCTTCAAGCCCCCTTCTGTTCTCGTTGTGGGCGGGGTTGTGTCTCTGCGCCCGATGTTGAACTGGTTTGAAACGCGTCCGCTTTTCGGTCGAGGGATCGTCATTACCCGGCCGGAAGCCCAGGCGGAGGAATTTCTCGCCCTGCTCCGCGCGGAAGGGGCACAGCCCCATCTTTTCCCGACGATCAGAATCGTCCCGCCGGAAAGCTTCCAGAAGCTGGATCGGGCCATCGAAAACATCGACACCTACCAATGGCTCATTTTCACCAGCGCCAACGCGGTGCGGTTTTTCTTTCAGCGTCTTCAGACATTGGAAAGGGGCCTGAATGATCTCGGGAATGTCCGTATCTGTGCCATCGGCCCCATCACGGCAGGGGAAGTGGAAAAGCGCGGACCGGCCGTCCATCTCGTCCCCCCTGTCTTTACCTCTGAGGGTGTTCTCGAAATCCTTGAAAAGGAGGACCTGGCCGGGAAAAGAATTCTCATTCCCCGGGCGGAGAAGGCCCGGGACATCCTGCCTTCGGGGCTGGTTCGGGCGGGCGCCGAGGTTGACTGTATAACGGCCTATCGGACGGTGTCGTCAGGCAGGAAAAAATCCGACCTCGACAGGTTAATCAGGGAAGGCCGGGTCGATGTGATCACCTTTACAAGTCCTTCAACGGTGGCTCATTTCATGGACATCATGGGCGCATCCTATCCGCTTCCCCCGGCGGTGAAAATTGCCTGCATTGGTCCGGTAACCGCGGATGCGGCCAGGAAGGCGGGACTCGCCGTGGATATTCTCCAGGAACGGTATACGGTGCCGGCTCTGGTGGAAAGACTCGTGGAATACTTCTCAAGGGAAAAATCCCCGGCATGA